Proteins from a genomic interval of Lolium perenne isolate Kyuss_39 chromosome 1, Kyuss_2.0, whole genome shotgun sequence:
- the LOC127314578 gene encoding methyl-CpG-binding domain-containing protein 1 → MSSPAPVPASPGSSSQRKRGSTESVGMYAVQCCECYKWRTVPTKDEFETLRANFTDDPWFCSKRPDCSCEDPADVEYDSSRIWVIDKPNIPKPPPKTERLAIMRGDLTKMDIYYVLPNGKRARTLGDVQKFVDTNPEYKDSLSAESFSFTVPKIVDETVSHSSARKTKKAKKEDKTIASSSKN, encoded by the exons ATGTCCTCACCGGCACCGGTTCCGGCCTCGCCGGGGTCCTCCTCTCAG AGAAAACGAGGTTCAACAGAATCTGTTGGCATGTATGCAGTCCAGTGTTGCGAGTGTTATAAATGGCGTACTGTTCCAACGAAAGATGAATTTGAGACACTTCGGGCGAACTTCACTGATGACCCATGGTTCTGCAGCAAAAGACCTGACTGCTCATGTGAAGACCCTGCAGATGTTGAGTATGACAGCAGCCGCATCTGGGTCATCGACAAGCCCAACATACCAAAGCCTCCACCCAAGACTGAGAGACTAGCGATTATGAGAGGTGATCTCACTAAAATGGATATCTACTATGTCCTGCCAAATGGGAAGCGTGCAAGGACCTTAGGGGATGTGCAGAAGTTTGTCGACACAAATCCAGAGTACAAAGACAGCTTATCAGCTGAAAGCTTCAGTTTTAcagtacccaagattgttgacgaGACTGTTTCACATAGCTCTGCGCGGAAGACTAAGAAGGCTAAAAAAGAGGACAAGACAATTGCTTCAAGCAGCAAGAACTAA